Proteins from a single region of Thermotoga maritima MSB8:
- the panC gene encoding pantoate--beta-alanine ligase produces the protein MRIIETIEEMKKFSEEMREKKKTIGFVPTMGYLHEGHLSLVRRARAENDVVVVSIFVNPTQFGPNEDYERYPRDFERDRKLLEKENVDCIFHPSVEEMYPPDFSTYVEETKLSKHLCGRSRPGHFRGVCTVVTKLFNIVKPHRAYFGQKDAQQFRVLRRMVRDLNMDVEMIECPIVREPDGLAMSSRNVYLSPEERQQALSLYQSLKIAENLYLNGERDAEKIKEEMIKHLSRFDKVKIDYVEIVDEETLEPVEKIDRKVIVAVAAWVGNARLIDNTILG, from the coding sequence ATGAGAATCATAGAGACTATCGAAGAGATGAAGAAATTCTCCGAAGAAATGAGGGAAAAGAAGAAAACAATCGGTTTCGTTCCCACAATGGGATATCTTCACGAAGGTCATCTTTCACTCGTGAGAAGAGCAAGGGCAGAGAACGACGTGGTCGTGGTGAGTATCTTCGTGAACCCCACCCAGTTCGGTCCCAACGAAGACTACGAGAGGTACCCGAGGGATTTCGAAAGAGACAGAAAGCTCCTCGAAAAAGAAAACGTGGATTGCATCTTCCACCCATCAGTCGAGGAGATGTATCCTCCCGATTTTTCCACCTACGTTGAAGAAACGAAACTTTCAAAACACCTGTGTGGTAGATCCCGTCCTGGTCATTTCCGTGGAGTGTGCACCGTGGTCACGAAGCTCTTCAACATCGTGAAACCTCACAGGGCGTACTTCGGTCAAAAAGATGCACAGCAGTTCAGGGTTCTGAGGAGGATGGTGAGAGATCTGAACATGGACGTGGAAATGATCGAGTGTCCCATCGTGAGAGAACCGGATGGCCTCGCGATGAGCTCAAGAAACGTTTATCTGTCGCCCGAAGAAAGGCAGCAGGCGCTTTCGCTCTATCAGTCTCTGAAAATAGCGGAGAATCTCTATCTGAACGGTGAAAGAGACGCAGAAAAGATAAAAGAAGAGATGATAAAACACCTTTCCAGGTTCGATAAGGTGAAGATAGACTACGTGGAGATCGTGGACGAGGAGACTCTGGAGCCGGTTGAGAAGATCGATCGAAAGGTGATCGTCGCGGTGGCTGCCTGGGTTGGAAATGCAAGACTCATAGATAACACGATCCTGGGGTGA
- a CDS encoding metallophosphoesterase family protein gives MKRFLLISDSHVPVRMASLPDEILNSLKEYDGVIGLGDYVDLDTVILLEKFSKEFYGVHGNMDYPDVKEHLPFSKVLLVEGVTIGMCHGWGAPWDLKDRLLKVFNEKPQVILFGHTHEPEDTVKAGVRFLNPGSLAEGSYAVLELDGGEVRFELKTL, from the coding sequence GTGAAGAGGTTCCTTTTGATCTCCGACTCACACGTTCCCGTGCGCATGGCCAGTCTTCCGGATGAGATACTGAACTCTTTGAAAGAGTACGATGGCGTGATAGGCCTTGGAGACTATGTGGATCTGGACACGGTGATCCTTCTTGAGAAATTTTCTAAGGAATTCTACGGAGTTCACGGAAACATGGATTATCCAGACGTGAAAGAACACCTTCCGTTCTCGAAAGTCCTGCTTGTAGAGGGTGTCACCATAGGAATGTGTCACGGGTGGGGTGCCCCGTGGGATCTGAAAGACCGTCTTTTGAAGGTCTTCAACGAAAAACCTCAGGTGATACTCTTCGGACACACCCACGAACCGGAGGACACGGTGAAAGCGGGTGTGAGATTTCTGAACCCGGGAAGCCTCGCTGAAGGCTCTTACGCCGTCCTTGAACTGGACGGGGGTGAAGTACGATTCGAGTTGAAGACCTTGTAA
- the lexA gene encoding transcriptional repressor LexA produces the protein MKDLTERQRKVLLFIEEFIEKNGYPPSVREIARRFRITPRGALLHLIALEKKGYIERKNGKPRALRISKSIRNKIPLIGEIRAGEKREAIEYLEDYIEIPESFLSSGYDHFLLKVKGESMIEEHICDGDLVLVRRQDWAQNGDIVAAMVDGEVTLKKFYQRGDTVELRPANREMSSMFFRAEKVKILGKVVGVFRKL, from the coding sequence TTGAAAGATCTCACGGAAAGGCAGAGAAAGGTGCTTCTGTTCATAGAAGAGTTCATAGAGAAAAATGGATATCCCCCCTCGGTGAGGGAGATCGCGCGGCGCTTCAGGATCACTCCGCGCGGCGCTCTTCTCCATCTAATTGCTCTGGAGAAGAAGGGTTACATCGAAAGGAAAAACGGCAAACCGCGGGCACTGAGGATATCGAAAAGCATAAGGAACAAAATACCTCTGATTGGAGAGATTCGTGCAGGTGAAAAAAGAGAAGCCATCGAATATCTGGAAGATTACATAGAAATTCCCGAGAGCTTTCTTTCGAGCGGTTACGATCACTTTTTGTTGAAGGTAAAAGGAGAAAGCATGATAGAAGAACACATCTGTGATGGGGACCTAGTTCTTGTGAGAAGACAGGATTGGGCGCAGAACGGGGATATCGTGGCGGCGATGGTTGACGGAGAGGTGACGCTAAAAAAGTTCTATCAGAGGGGTGATACGGTAGAGTTGAGGCCCGCTAACAGAGAGATGTCGTCGATGTTTTTCAGGGCGGAAAAGGTGAAAATCCTGGGTAAAGTGGTGGGAGTTTTCAGAAAACTCTAA
- the rpiB gene encoding ribose 5-phosphate isomerase B — translation MKIAIASDHAAFELKEKVKNYLLGKGIEVEDHGTYSEESVDYPDYAKKVVQSILSNEADFGILLCGTGLGMSIAANRYRGIRAALCLFPDMARLARSHNNANILVLPGRLIGAELAFWIVDTFLSTPFDGGRHERRIRKIDEV, via the coding sequence GTGAAGATCGCTATTGCATCGGACCACGCAGCTTTTGAACTGAAAGAGAAGGTGAAGAACTACCTTCTGGGCAAGGGAATAGAAGTGGAAGATCACGGTACCTATTCCGAGGAATCCGTTGATTATCCGGACTACGCAAAAAAAGTTGTTCAATCCATTCTGTCGAACGAAGCGGATTTTGGAATCCTTTTGTGTGGGACAGGGCTCGGGATGTCAATTGCTGCAAACAGGTACAGGGGCATAAGAGCAGCTCTCTGTCTTTTCCCGGACATGGCAAGACTCGCGAGATCGCACAACAATGCAAACATCCTCGTTCTTCCGGGAAGGCTCATCGGAGCAGAGCTCGCTTTCTGGATAGTGGATACCTTCCTTTCAACACCCTTCGATGGAGGAAGGCACGAAAGGAGAATCAGAAAGATCGATGAGGTTTAA
- a CDS encoding ATP-dependent sacrificial sulfur transferase LarE: protein MKDGKLYVAFSGGKDSSLVAILAKMALGEERVELVTVDWSPYTYERSREIVRNFAEKHGLKHTFIPSNRMQEKVWKHGPSCNACTRDVKTVLVKRYAQGHLVASGANASDSWGKTGLKVFDGVYSPLCRVGKEEINEMLKFLGLEVKKIGESAGREGCKLKHLLKMLINPDYHGKAVSTANEILLRVLEEHGFKPELANVKIIGPLSRNIALVNVKPLPPEKVMNEIVEKLSAEETIDGVIVVDGPMKLVVLASPAIYRNEESRKWIKEGRLQPEFAFPIEIEWRESKNNKLRTFQVVDARKE from the coding sequence GTGAAAGACGGAAAGCTCTACGTTGCCTTCTCCGGGGGAAAGGACAGTTCGCTGGTGGCAATCCTGGCGAAGATGGCCCTCGGAGAAGAAAGGGTGGAGCTCGTCACCGTGGACTGGAGCCCTTACACCTACGAGAGATCGAGAGAGATTGTTCGAAACTTCGCAGAAAAACACGGCTTGAAACACACTTTCATTCCTTCCAACAGGATGCAGGAGAAGGTTTGGAAACACGGTCCATCCTGCAACGCCTGCACCCGCGACGTGAAGACCGTTTTGGTGAAAAGATACGCTCAGGGTCACCTCGTTGCGAGCGGTGCAAACGCCTCCGACAGCTGGGGAAAAACGGGCCTGAAGGTCTTCGACGGTGTCTACTCACCACTCTGCAGGGTCGGTAAAGAAGAGATAAACGAGATGCTGAAGTTCCTCGGACTGGAAGTGAAGAAGATCGGTGAGTCTGCGGGAAGAGAAGGATGCAAACTGAAACACCTTCTGAAGATGCTCATAAACCCGGATTACCACGGAAAAGCTGTTTCTACTGCAAACGAGATCCTTCTCAGAGTTCTCGAAGAACATGGCTTCAAGCCGGAACTCGCCAACGTGAAGATCATCGGGCCGCTTTCAAGAAACATCGCCCTCGTGAATGTGAAACCTCTTCCACCAGAAAAGGTGATGAACGAGATCGTCGAAAAGCTCTCCGCAGAAGAGACGATAGACGGGGTCATCGTGGTCGATGGCCCTATGAAACTCGTGGTTCTGGCCAGTCCCGCGATCTACAGGAACGAAGAGTCAAGAAAGTGGATAAAGGAGGGAAGGCTTCAACCGGAGTTCGCCTTCCCCATCGAGATCGAGTGGAGAGAATCGAAGAACAACAAACTTCGCACCTTTCAGGTGGTCGATGCCAGAAAGGAGTGA
- a CDS encoding anti-sigma factor antagonist — MFPYKIVDDVVILMPNKELNIENAHLFKKWVFDEFLNKGYNKIFLVLSDVESIDSFSLGVIVNILKSISSSGGFFALVSPNEKVERVLSLTNLDRIVKIYDTISEAMEEVRRK, encoded by the coding sequence ATGTTTCCCTACAAGATTGTGGATGACGTGGTGATACTGATGCCGAACAAAGAGCTCAACATAGAGAACGCGCATCTGTTCAAAAAATGGGTTTTTGACGAGTTTTTGAACAAGGGTTACAACAAGATATTTCTGGTCCTCTCGGATGTGGAGAGCATAGACAGCTTCAGTCTGGGTGTCATTGTAAACATCTTGAAGAGTATCAGCAGCAGTGGTGGTTTCTTTGCACTGGTGTCTCCAAACGAGAAGGTAGAGCGAGTCCTTTCTCTGACGAATCTGGATCGCATAGTGAAGATATACGATACGATATCGGAGGCCATGGAGGAGGTGCGAAGAAAGTGA
- a CDS encoding archease: MRKPIEHTADIAYEISGNSYEELLEEARNILLEEEGIVLDTEEKEKMYPLEETEDAFFDTVNDWILEISKGWAPWRIKREGNELKVTFRKIRKKEGTEIKALTYHLLKFERDGDVLKTKVVFDT; this comes from the coding sequence TTGAGGAAACCCATAGAACATACCGCCGATATCGCTTACGAGATATCCGGGAACTCTTACGAAGAACTTCTGGAAGAGGCGAGAAACATCCTTCTCGAAGAAGAAGGGATTGTCCTCGACACCGAAGAGAAAGAGAAAATGTATCCTCTTGAAGAGACGGAAGACGCTTTTTTTGACACGGTGAACGACTGGATTCTTGAGATATCGAAAGGATGGGCTCCCTGGAGGATTAAAAGGGAAGGGAATGAGTTAAAAGTAACTTTCAGGAAGATCAGAAAAAAAGAGGGAACCGAAATAAAAGCTCTCACATACCATCTTCTGAAGTTCGAGCGTGATGGAGATGTTCTGAAAACGAAGGTGGTGTTCGATACTTGA
- a CDS encoding rhamnulokinase, whose amino-acid sequence MAVKVLSIDLGATNGKIYEVELKDRLTVKEIKRFRTEGTFLPGKDREHFVWNLPGFYEEIKGVLEASDAQSVGVDTWGVDFALLDENGRLVSLPYHYRDVRTKGVMKKAFEVVPKDEIFQRTGIQFMEINTLYQLYSMVLSNDPFLKTTKHLLMIPDVFNFWLSGEMVSEYTIASTSQCYSVPDGEWAYDLLEKLSIPTEIFPKVVPPGTILGKCRVKKGINVIATACHDTASAVVAVPLEGEGIYISSGTWFLVGTELERPLLSKEALERNFTNEGGYGKIRFLKNATGMWLLEECNRIWKKDYSEIIESVRNVPGFQAFLDPDREEFLHPGNMPERIRNYLERTGQKILERIGEISRLIFESLAFNCRWIVEQIKELTGKRYGKIHVVGGAVRNDLLMSFIASATGKTVVAGPVDATPIGNALVQLITLGAIANINEARKIVKESFELKTFEPKNPELWSEKYEEWRRYKGMRV is encoded by the coding sequence ATGGCTGTGAAGGTCCTCTCGATCGATCTTGGAGCAACGAACGGAAAGATCTACGAGGTGGAGTTGAAAGACAGGTTGACGGTGAAAGAAATAAAGAGATTCAGAACAGAAGGAACCTTTCTTCCTGGGAAGGATAGAGAACACTTCGTGTGGAATCTTCCCGGGTTCTACGAGGAGATAAAGGGTGTTCTTGAGGCCTCTGACGCACAATCCGTTGGGGTGGATACATGGGGTGTGGATTTTGCCTTACTCGACGAAAACGGAAGACTCGTATCTCTTCCCTATCACTACAGAGATGTGAGAACGAAGGGAGTCATGAAAAAGGCCTTCGAAGTGGTTCCAAAAGATGAGATATTCCAGAGAACGGGTATACAGTTCATGGAGATAAACACGCTCTATCAGCTGTATTCCATGGTGCTCTCGAACGATCCGTTCTTGAAGACGACAAAGCACCTTCTGATGATCCCCGACGTGTTCAACTTCTGGCTTTCTGGAGAGATGGTGAGTGAGTACACCATCGCGAGCACTTCTCAGTGCTACAGCGTGCCGGATGGGGAATGGGCGTACGACCTTCTCGAAAAACTCTCCATTCCCACTGAGATCTTTCCAAAGGTGGTTCCGCCGGGTACCATCCTGGGAAAATGCAGAGTGAAAAAAGGTATAAACGTGATCGCCACCGCCTGTCACGACACCGCTTCCGCTGTTGTTGCTGTACCGCTTGAAGGGGAAGGAATCTACATCAGCTCTGGAACGTGGTTTCTTGTGGGAACGGAGCTGGAAAGACCACTTCTGAGCAAAGAGGCACTGGAGAGAAATTTCACGAACGAAGGTGGGTACGGGAAGATCAGGTTTCTAAAAAACGCAACGGGCATGTGGCTTCTGGAAGAGTGTAACAGAATCTGGAAGAAGGATTATTCGGAGATCATCGAATCGGTCAGGAATGTCCCTGGTTTCCAGGCGTTTCTCGATCCCGATAGAGAAGAGTTTCTCCACCCTGGAAACATGCCGGAGAGGATCAGAAATTATCTTGAAAGAACGGGCCAGAAAATCCTGGAGAGGATCGGAGAAATCTCCCGGCTCATCTTCGAATCCCTTGCGTTCAACTGCAGATGGATCGTGGAGCAGATCAAAGAACTCACCGGCAAAAGATACGGGAAAATCCACGTGGTGGGTGGAGCTGTGAGAAACGATCTTTTGATGAGTTTCATAGCCAGTGCGACGGGGAAGACGGTGGTGGCGGGTCCTGTGGACGCCACTCCCATCGGGAACGCACTCGTTCAGCTGATCACCCTGGGAGCGATAGCAAACATCAACGAAGCCAGAAAGATCGTGAAAGAATCCTTCGAATTGAAAACGTTCGAGCCGAAGAATCCGGAGTTGTGGAGCGAAAAGTACGAAGAATGGAGAAGGTACAAGGGGATGAGAGTGTGA
- a CDS encoding 50S ribosomal protein L11 methyltransferase codes for MRFKELILPLKIEEEELVEKFYEEGFFNFAIEEDKKGKKVLKIYLREGEPLPDFLKDWEIVDEKITTPKDWIVELEPFEIVEGIFIDPTEKINRRDAIVIKLSPGVAFGTGLHPTTRMSVFFLKKYLKEGNTVLDVGCGTGILAIAAKKLGASRVVAVDVDEQAVEVAEENVRKNDVDVLVKWSDLLSEVEGTFDIVVSNILAEIHVKLLEDVNRVTHRDSMLILSGIVDRKEDMVKRKASEHGWNVLERKQEREWVTLVMKRS; via the coding sequence ATGAGGTTTAAAGAGCTGATACTTCCTTTGAAAATCGAAGAGGAAGAACTCGTAGAGAAATTTTACGAAGAGGGTTTCTTCAATTTTGCGATAGAAGAGGACAAAAAGGGAAAGAAGGTGTTGAAGATCTACCTTAGGGAGGGCGAACCCCTTCCCGATTTTTTGAAAGATTGGGAGATTGTTGACGAGAAGATCACCACTCCCAAAGACTGGATAGTTGAGCTCGAACCCTTTGAAATCGTCGAAGGAATATTCATAGATCCAACTGAAAAGATAAACAGAAGAGATGCGATCGTGATAAAACTGTCTCCCGGTGTGGCATTTGGCACAGGGCTCCATCCCACCACGAGAATGAGCGTCTTCTTCTTGAAAAAGTATCTGAAGGAAGGAAACACTGTGCTCGACGTTGGATGTGGAACGGGAATACTCGCCATCGCTGCCAAAAAACTCGGTGCATCTCGGGTGGTAGCGGTCGATGTAGATGAGCAGGCCGTCGAGGTGGCTGAAGAGAACGTTCGAAAGAACGATGTCGACGTGCTGGTGAAATGGTCGGATCTTCTCTCAGAGGTGGAGGGTACTTTCGATATTGTGGTCTCCAACATTTTGGCTGAGATTCACGTGAAGCTACTCGAAGATGTGAATCGTGTCACACACAGAGATTCCATGCTCATACTCTCAGGGATCGTTGACAGGAAAGAAGACATGGTGAAAAGAAAGGCCAGTGAACACGGATGGAACGTTCTGGAGAGAAAGCAGGAGAGAGAATGGGTGACCCTCGTGATGAAAAGATCGTAG
- a CDS encoding DUF501 domain-containing protein, which translates to MGDPRDEKIVGWQLGRKITNMRRVVFRCPYGYPVVIESFPIKDGKPFPTLYWLTCPHLRKEVSKLESQGYVKEFEEKLEREGKLREKMKKAHVEIIKKRAELLPEDHPFREILSKVGTGGIRDFTKLKCLHLHLADYLAGVKNPVGEMVWDLVERKFCEEKLCRAGEARE; encoded by the coding sequence ATGGGTGACCCTCGTGATGAAAAGATCGTAGGATGGCAACTTGGTAGAAAGATCACGAACATGAGACGCGTTGTCTTTCGATGTCCCTATGGATACCCCGTCGTTATAGAAAGCTTTCCCATCAAAGACGGAAAGCCTTTTCCTACACTTTACTGGCTCACCTGCCCTCATCTGAGAAAGGAAGTCTCAAAACTCGAATCACAGGGATATGTAAAAGAGTTCGAGGAAAAACTGGAAAGAGAAGGCAAGCTTCGAGAAAAGATGAAGAAAGCTCACGTTGAGATCATAAAAAAAAGGGCAGAACTCTTGCCAGAAGATCACCCCTTCCGGGAGATTCTTTCAAAGGTTGGAACCGGTGGTATCAGAGACTTCACCAAACTGAAATGTCTCCACCTTCATCTTGCAGACTATCTGGCCGGAGTGAAAAACCCCGTAGGGGAGATGGTGTGGGATCTTGTGGAGAGAAAGTTCTGCGAAGAGAAGCTTTGCAGAGCGGGGGAGGCGAGAGAATGA
- a CDS encoding alpha-L-rhamnosidase translates to MNLKDLENPGVWYRPAPFWSWNDKLCEEELLRQIDEMYEKGYGGFFMHSRVGLVTEYLSEEWMRLVRSCAEHARKLGMLAWLYDEDKWPSGFAGGIVPLEKPEHRHKYLTLLKKDQIKPEDEILKKIERDGEEFYVVKRVMKLGDPWFNGTCYVDLLSRETTEAFLRSTHERYKKSCGDLFRVSIPGIFTDEPTYLRVHHPKETTLPWTERFPEEFLRRKGYDIRDHLEELFFNVKDYMKVRYDFFDVATSLFIENFTIPYAKWCEENGIFMTGHYMAEDTLRGQVEWIGAAMPHYEYMQIPGIDKLARHLEQVVTIKQVSSAAEQLGKKWVLCETFGTTGQHVSFLHRKWIADWQAVLGVTYINPHLSLYSMRGERKRDYPPNLFYQQPWWKNERFLSDYFARLNHIVTQGKREVKVLMIHPISSAWCVYSKFDDEIDKLNELFDTITKELVANKIDFHFGDEMILSKHGRVKEAKLRVGEYEYEVVVLPPLLNLKSSTVELLNSLAENGGKVFVLKDFRYGRFFPERVEGKKGRIEFLKKARVFETLEDLIEELKPFFSVDVLDTKTKENAKAVIAQKRVLEDGSYLLFLANTDIDREVHCHLELKEKRKHTYAIDLFNFKLVELKENEFVMFPASSVCIWVTDEEVPAEDEKVVSTGVLLEKEFDFETALNDFEVKMNSFNVLPVDRVEYFEAGGRVFRNEFVSKIWYEFYRLPDGTPFRVEYSFEVRKKPQKLFLVVECAENLDRITVNGREVRYERKSCIFNEEQNFLDVNFGKMEITDLVREGKNTVVLEGRKENNITGPGCHTRVKDPENHRPTEVETIYLVGDFSLVNVDETRYVIDAPKIPDHRDITRDGYPFYVGSFTLKKIFECKKDPGKRYFLKLNGVEAASVEVILNGKFLGVLFWRPFMIDITDALRNGKNELQLVLTNTLFNLIEANHKADVLEETFRRPKSFIDFEHHTDRYILLPFGLENVAVLSSSSR, encoded by the coding sequence GTGAACCTGAAGGATCTGGAAAACCCTGGAGTGTGGTACAGACCCGCTCCCTTCTGGAGCTGGAACGATAAGTTGTGCGAGGAGGAACTTCTAAGGCAGATAGACGAAATGTATGAGAAGGGCTACGGAGGCTTCTTCATGCACTCGAGAGTGGGGCTTGTAACGGAATACCTCTCTGAGGAGTGGATGAGACTCGTAAGAAGCTGTGCAGAACACGCCAGAAAACTCGGGATGCTCGCCTGGCTCTACGATGAGGACAAATGGCCTTCCGGATTCGCTGGAGGAATCGTGCCACTCGAAAAACCGGAACACAGGCACAAATACCTCACACTCTTGAAAAAGGATCAGATCAAACCAGAAGATGAGATCCTGAAAAAGATAGAAAGAGACGGCGAAGAATTCTACGTGGTAAAACGCGTTATGAAGCTTGGTGATCCGTGGTTCAACGGAACCTGCTACGTCGATCTGCTCTCAAGAGAGACCACAGAGGCGTTTCTCAGATCGACACACGAGAGATACAAAAAATCGTGCGGTGATCTTTTCAGAGTCTCCATCCCCGGGATCTTCACCGATGAACCCACCTATCTGAGAGTGCATCACCCTAAAGAAACCACACTCCCCTGGACAGAACGATTTCCAGAGGAGTTTTTGAGGCGAAAGGGATACGACATCAGAGACCACTTAGAAGAACTCTTCTTCAACGTGAAGGACTACATGAAGGTGAGATACGATTTCTTCGATGTTGCGACGAGTCTGTTCATCGAAAACTTCACGATCCCGTACGCGAAGTGGTGTGAAGAAAACGGCATCTTCATGACGGGACACTACATGGCAGAAGATACACTCAGAGGACAGGTGGAGTGGATAGGTGCCGCGATGCCACACTACGAATACATGCAGATACCGGGAATAGACAAACTCGCCAGACACCTGGAACAGGTGGTCACGATAAAGCAGGTTTCATCGGCGGCAGAGCAGTTAGGGAAGAAATGGGTGCTCTGCGAAACGTTCGGTACAACGGGTCAGCACGTGAGTTTTCTGCACAGAAAATGGATAGCGGACTGGCAGGCGGTTCTCGGTGTCACGTACATAAACCCGCATCTCAGTCTTTACTCGATGAGAGGAGAGAGAAAGAGGGACTACCCACCGAATCTCTTCTATCAACAGCCTTGGTGGAAGAACGAAAGATTCCTGTCGGATTACTTTGCAAGACTGAACCACATCGTCACACAGGGAAAGAGAGAGGTCAAAGTGCTCATGATACATCCCATCTCCTCAGCGTGGTGTGTGTATTCTAAGTTCGATGACGAGATCGATAAGCTCAACGAGCTCTTCGATACGATCACAAAGGAACTCGTTGCGAACAAGATAGACTTCCACTTCGGCGACGAGATGATCCTCTCAAAACATGGAAGAGTGAAAGAGGCAAAACTGAGAGTAGGAGAGTACGAATACGAAGTCGTGGTGCTGCCACCGCTCCTGAATCTGAAAAGTTCTACTGTGGAACTTTTGAACTCACTGGCAGAAAACGGTGGTAAGGTCTTTGTTTTGAAGGATTTCAGGTACGGCAGGTTCTTCCCGGAAAGAGTGGAAGGAAAGAAGGGAAGAATCGAATTCCTCAAAAAGGCTCGTGTTTTTGAAACGCTCGAAGATCTCATCGAAGAACTCAAACCCTTCTTTTCTGTGGATGTTCTGGATACGAAAACGAAAGAGAATGCAAAAGCGGTGATCGCGCAGAAGAGAGTGCTGGAAGACGGATCTTATCTTCTCTTTCTTGCGAACACGGACATCGACCGGGAAGTGCACTGCCATCTGGAACTGAAGGAAAAGAGAAAACACACGTACGCGATAGACCTGTTCAATTTCAAATTGGTGGAGCTGAAGGAAAACGAGTTTGTCATGTTCCCAGCGTCGAGTGTTTGTATCTGGGTAACGGACGAGGAGGTTCCTGCAGAGGATGAGAAAGTGGTTTCAACAGGAGTTCTTCTGGAGAAAGAATTCGATTTCGAGACGGCACTGAACGACTTTGAAGTGAAGATGAACTCTTTCAACGTTCTTCCAGTGGACAGGGTGGAGTATTTTGAAGCGGGTGGAAGGGTTTTCAGGAACGAGTTCGTCTCGAAGATCTGGTACGAGTTCTACAGATTACCGGATGGTACACCGTTCAGGGTGGAGTACTCTTTCGAGGTCAGGAAAAAGCCTCAAAAACTCTTTCTCGTCGTTGAGTGCGCGGAAAATCTTGACAGAATCACGGTGAACGGTCGAGAGGTGAGGTACGAAAGAAAAAGCTGCATTTTCAACGAGGAACAGAATTTCCTGGATGTGAACTTTGGAAAGATGGAGATCACAGATCTCGTCAGAGAAGGAAAGAACACGGTTGTTCTGGAGGGAAGAAAAGAAAACAACATCACAGGCCCGGGGTGTCACACGAGGGTGAAAGATCCAGAGAATCACAGGCCAACAGAGGTGGAGACGATATATCTTGTGGGAGATTTTTCACTTGTGAACGTGGACGAGACGAGGTACGTGATCGATGCACCCAAGATACCGGATCACAGGGACATCACACGGGATGGGTACCCGTTCTATGTGGGATCCTTCACGCTCAAAAAGATATTTGAGTGTAAAAAAGACCCGGGGAAAAGATACTTCCTCAAGCTGAACGGTGTGGAGGCGGCCTCGGTCGAGGTGATCCTGAACGGGAAGTTCCTGGGCGTTCTTTTCTGGAGACCTTTCATGATAGATATTACAGATGCTCTGAGAAACGGAAAAAACGAACTCCAACTCGTCCTCACAAACACACTGTTCAACCTCATAGAGGCGAACCACAAGGCAGACGTTCTCGAGGAGACCTTCAGAAGACCGAAGAGCTTCATAGATTTCGAGCACCACACGGACAGATACATCCTGCTGCCCTTCGGCCTGGAAAACGTCGCCGTTCTCAGCTCTTCTTCACGATGA